The Medicago truncatula cultivar Jemalong A17 chromosome 4, MtrunA17r5.0-ANR, whole genome shotgun sequence genome includes a region encoding these proteins:
- the LOC120580122 gene encoding transcription initiation factor IIE subunit alpha: MIEPYNKLVKLAARAFYDDLTSKGDNQPKTGRSDNRGIAVVVLDALTRRQWVREEDLAKDLKLHTKQLRRTLRFFEEEKIITRDHRRETAKGAKIYSAAVAATAEATTGKEGEEKVKLHTHSYCCLDYAQIYDVVRYRLHRMKHKLKDELENKNTIQEYICTNCGKRYNALDALRLISFEDEDFHCERCNGKLEVESDKLAAQDGGDGGDGDENARRRRREKLKDMLQKMEVQLKPLVDQVSRVKDLPVPEFGSLQAWEARASAAGRAANGDNGGDSKSHLGYNGAPMPYSGDTKVVVDFNGTEGKGEGVKSETDSTSLKVLPPWMITSGMNLTKEQRGEVKQETKMDGTSTSTSAQFTDDKKSTVGHDDKNIQDEYVKAYYAALLKKQRELEEAAKNPQDANAADDPSSSTSNRKVGGKSKREEDDDGTEWEEAPVRGNANGAYKVDLNVEADAQPEEDDEDDIDWEEG, from the exons ATGATCGAACCCTACAACAA GCTTGTTAAATTAGCTGCAAGAGCTTTCTATGACGATCTTACCAGCAAAGGAGATAATCAGCCCAAAACTGGAAGAAGTGATAACAGAGGAATTGCCGTAGTAGTTCTTGATGCGCTCACCAG ACGACAATGGGTTAGAGAAGAAGACTTGGCAAAGGACCTCAAATTGCATACGAAGCAACTTCGTCGAACTCTGCggttttttgaagaagaaaagattATCACTAGAGATCATAGGAGAGAG ACAGCAAAAGGTGCAAAAATATACAGCGCTGCTGTAGCTGCTACAGCTGAAGCCACGACaggaaaagagggagaagaaaaggtCAAGCTACACACACACTCTTACTGCTGTCTAGATTATGCACAG ATATATGATGTGGTTAGGTACAGACTGCATCGCATGAAGCATAAGCTGAAAGATGAATTAGAGAACAAGAACACCATTCAGGAATATATATGTACAAACTGTGGCAAAAG ATACAATGCTTTGGATGCACTGCGGTTAATATCTTTTGAAGACGAGGACTTCCACTGTGAACGTTGTAATGGAAAACTAGAGGTTGAAAGTGATAAGTTAGCTGCTCAAGACGGGGGAGATGGAGGAGATGGAGATGAGAATGCACGAAGACGACGGCGTGAAAAGTTAAAGGACATGCTTCAGAAGATGGAg GTACAACTCAAGCCTTTAGTAGACCAAGTCAGTCGGGTAAAAGACTTGCCTGTTCCAGAATTTGGTAGTCTTCAAGCTTGGGAAGCCCGAGCTAGTGCAGCTGGGCGGGCAGCTAATGGAGATAATGGTGGTGATTCTAAATCTCATCTGGGATATAATGGAGCACCAATGCCATACAGTGGAGATACCAAG GTGGTAGTTGACTTCAATGGTACTGAAGGCAAAGGAGAGGGTGTTAAATCTGAAACTGACAGTACATCTTTAAAGGTTTTGCCTCCATGGATGATTACATCAGGTATGAATCTTACGAAAGAACAGCGTGGAGAGGTGAAGCAGGAAACAAAAATGGACGGGACTTCAACTTCCACATCAGCACAATTCACAGACGATAAAAAGTCAACAGTTGGAcatgatgataaaaatatacAG gaTGAGTATGTCAAGGCTTATTACGCTGCTTTGCTTAAGAAGCAACGCGAATTGGAAGAAGCTGCAAAAAATCCCCAAGATGCGAATGCAGCAGATGATCCTTCTAGCAGTACTTCCAACCGGAAAGTTGGCGGGAAATCAAAACGtgaggaagatgatgatggtACCGAGTGGGAAGAGGCTCCTGTTAGAG